Proteins from one Streptomyces sp. NBC_00289 genomic window:
- a CDS encoding MHYT domain-containing protein, whose protein sequence is MQGTVDGFSYGLVTPLVAYVMACLGGALGLRCTTRSMLVTHSWRPGWLALGSAAIGSGIWTMHFVAMMGFTVKEAPIHYDKATTYASLGVAIVMVGVGIFIVGYRGARGTALFTGGTITGLGVASMHYLGMAGMRLNGKLEYNTFTVGASVVIAVVAATAALWAAGQVRGFAWSVGASLVMGLAVSGMHYTGMAALSVHLHGTPVPGSGDSHASLLAPMLIGPLAFLLLAGVVVMFDPLMVMGKPDWTPVENKPGVPARSTVRHPHHHSVPTSRRPDGHRGARTPQNR, encoded by the coding sequence ATGCAGGGCACGGTCGACGGCTTCAGTTACGGACTCGTCACACCGCTGGTGGCCTACGTCATGGCCTGCCTCGGTGGTGCCCTCGGCCTGCGCTGCACCACCAGATCCATGCTCGTCACCCACTCCTGGCGGCCCGGCTGGCTTGCCCTGGGCTCGGCGGCGATCGGCTCCGGCATCTGGACCATGCACTTCGTCGCGATGATGGGGTTCACGGTCAAGGAGGCGCCGATCCACTACGACAAGGCGACCACCTACGCGAGTCTCGGCGTCGCCATCGTCATGGTGGGCGTCGGGATCTTCATCGTCGGCTACCGCGGTGCCAGGGGGACCGCGCTCTTCACCGGGGGAACCATCACCGGCCTGGGCGTGGCGTCGATGCACTACCTGGGCATGGCGGGCATGCGCCTCAACGGAAAGCTCGAGTACAACACCTTCACCGTCGGCGCGTCCGTCGTCATAGCCGTCGTCGCGGCCACCGCCGCACTGTGGGCCGCCGGCCAGGTCAGAGGGTTCGCGTGGAGCGTGGGTGCGAGCCTCGTCATGGGGCTGGCCGTCAGTGGCATGCACTACACCGGGATGGCCGCGCTCAGCGTCCATCTGCACGGCACGCCCGTGCCCGGCTCGGGCGACTCGCACGCGAGCCTGCTCGCTCCCATGCTGATCGGCCCGCTGGCCTTCCTCCTCCTGGCGGGTGTCGTCGTGATGTTCGACCCGTTGATGGTCATGGGGAAGCCCGACTGGACACCCGTCGAGAACAAGCCGGGTGTCCCTGCCCGCAGCACCGTCCGGCACCCCCACCACCACTCCGTGCCCACCTCCCGGCGGCCCGACGGACACAGGGGAGCCCGCACCCCGCAGAACCGCTGA
- the uvrB gene encoding excinuclease ABC subunit UvrB translates to MRPVSHIERTVAPFEVVSPYQPSGDQPKAIAELARRIEAGEKDVVLLGATGTGKSATTAWMIEKLQRPTLVMAPNKTLAAQLANEFRELLPNNAVEYFVSYYDYYQPEAYVPQSDTYIEKDSSINEEVERLRHSATNSLLTRRDVIVVASVSCIYGLGTPQEYVDRMVSLKVGEEIDRDQLLRRFVDIQYTRNDTAFSRGTFRVRGDTIEIFPVYEELAVRIEMFGDEIEALSTLHPLTGEIISDDEHLYVFPASHYVAGPERLERAVNDIEKELGERLAEMEKQGKLLESQRLRMRTTYDLEMLRQIGSCSGVENYSMHFDGRSPGSPPNTLLDYFPDDFLLVIDESHNTVPQIGAMYEGDASRKRTLVDHGFRLPSALDNRPLKWEEFQQRVGQTVYLSATPGKYELSRADGAVEQIIRPTGLIDPEVVVKPTEGQIDDLVHEIRERVEKDERVLVTTLTKKMAEDLTDYFLELDIRVRYLHSDVDTLRRIELLRELRSGEFDVLVGINLLREGLDLPEVSLVAILDADKEGFLRSGTSLIQTIGRAARNVSGQVHMYADKITPAMEKAIEETNRRREKQVAYNTERGIDPQPLRKKINDIVAQIAREDVDTEQLLGSGYRKTKDGKGAKAPVPALGGKAAKSRGKAKETVPTDRPAAELTEQIEDMTARMRAAAADLQFEVAARLRDEVHEMKKELRQMKEAGLA, encoded by the coding sequence ATGCGGCCCGTTTCCCACATCGAACGCACGGTGGCGCCCTTCGAGGTCGTCAGTCCCTACCAGCCCAGCGGCGACCAGCCGAAGGCCATCGCCGAGCTCGCCCGGCGCATCGAGGCAGGCGAGAAGGACGTCGTCCTGCTCGGCGCCACCGGCACCGGCAAGTCCGCCACCACGGCGTGGATGATCGAGAAGCTCCAGCGCCCCACCCTCGTGATGGCGCCGAACAAGACCCTGGCCGCCCAGCTGGCGAACGAGTTCCGGGAGCTCCTCCCGAACAACGCCGTCGAGTACTTCGTCTCGTACTACGACTACTACCAGCCCGAGGCCTACGTCCCCCAGTCGGACACCTACATCGAGAAGGACTCCTCGATCAACGAGGAGGTGGAGCGCCTGCGCCACTCCGCGACCAACTCGCTGCTCACCCGCCGCGACGTCATCGTGGTCGCCTCGGTCTCCTGCATCTACGGTCTCGGCACCCCCCAGGAGTACGTGGACCGCATGGTCTCGCTCAAGGTCGGCGAGGAGATCGACCGGGACCAGTTGCTGCGCCGCTTCGTCGACATCCAGTACACGCGCAACGACACCGCCTTCAGCCGGGGCACCTTCCGCGTCCGCGGCGACACCATCGAGATCTTCCCGGTCTACGAGGAGCTCGCCGTCCGCATCGAGATGTTCGGCGACGAGATCGAGGCCCTGTCCACGCTCCACCCGCTCACCGGCGAGATCATCAGCGACGACGAGCACCTGTACGTCTTCCCGGCCTCCCACTACGTCGCGGGCCCCGAGCGCCTGGAGCGGGCCGTCAACGACATCGAGAAGGAACTCGGCGAGCGCCTCGCCGAGATGGAGAAGCAGGGCAAGCTCCTGGAGTCCCAGCGCCTCAGGATGCGCACGACGTACGACCTCGAGATGCTCCGCCAGATCGGCTCCTGCTCCGGTGTCGAGAACTACTCGATGCACTTCGACGGCCGTTCGCCCGGCTCCCCGCCGAACACCCTGCTCGACTACTTCCCGGACGACTTCCTGCTCGTCATCGACGAGTCCCACAACACCGTCCCGCAGATCGGCGCCATGTACGAGGGCGACGCCTCCCGCAAGCGCACCCTCGTCGACCACGGCTTCCGGCTGCCCTCGGCCCTGGACAACCGCCCCCTGAAGTGGGAGGAGTTCCAGCAGCGCGTAGGCCAGACCGTCTACCTGTCGGCCACGCCCGGCAAGTACGAGCTCTCGCGCGCGGACGGCGCCGTCGAGCAGATCATCCGGCCCACCGGCCTCATCGACCCGGAGGTCGTGGTCAAGCCCACCGAGGGCCAGATCGACGATCTGGTGCACGAGATCCGGGAGCGCGTGGAGAAGGACGAACGTGTCCTGGTCACCACGCTCACCAAGAAAATGGCCGAGGACCTCACGGACTACTTCCTGGAACTCGACATCCGGGTGCGCTATCTGCACAGCGACGTCGACACCCTGCGCCGCATCGAGCTGCTGCGCGAGCTGCGGTCCGGTGAGTTCGACGTCCTGGTCGGCATCAACCTCCTCCGCGAGGGCCTCGACCTGCCCGAGGTCTCCCTGGTGGCGATCCTCGACGCCGACAAGGAGGGATTCCTGCGCTCCGGCACCTCCTTGATCCAGACCATCGGCCGCGCCGCGCGCAACGTCTCCGGTCAGGTCCACATGTACGCCGACAAGATCACCCCGGCGATGGAGAAGGCCATCGAGGAGACCAACCGCCGCAGGGAGAAGCAGGTCGCGTACAACACGGAGAGGGGCATCGACCCCCAGCCGCTCCGCAAGAAGATCAACGACATCGTCGCGCAGATCGCCCGCGAGGACGTCGACACGGAACAACTGCTCGGCTCGGGCTACCGCAAGACGAAGGACGGCAAGGGCGCCAAGGCCCCCGTTCCCGCGCTCGGCGGCAAGGCGGCCAAGAGCAGGGGCAAGGCCAAGGAGACGGTGCCGACCGACCGCCCCGCAGCCGAACTCACCGAGCAGATCGAGGACATGACGGCACGCATGCGCGCCGCCGCCGCCGACCTGCAGTTCGAGGTCGCCGCCCGGCTGCGTGACGAGGTGCACGAGATGAAGAAGGAGCTTCGCCAGATGAAGGAGGCGGGCCTGGCCTGA
- a CDS encoding methylated-DNA--[protein]-cysteine S-methyltransferase gives MDSHRQYEQQVVWTVVDTGIGPLLLAATREGLVNVVFHATDEVRDKALDRLASRLGGEPVEAPGSPLLAEAIHQVEAYFAGRRRDFELPLDWSLISGFNRQVLRELAAGVSYGTVVGYGDLAGRVGQPGAAQAVGVAMGSNPLPVVVPCHRVVERDGGIGGFGGGLETKRKLLALEGVLPEPLF, from the coding sequence ATGGACAGCCATCGGCAGTACGAGCAGCAGGTCGTGTGGACCGTCGTCGACACCGGCATCGGTCCGCTGCTGCTGGCCGCGACCCGCGAGGGCCTGGTCAACGTCGTGTTCCACGCGACGGACGAGGTGCGCGACAAGGCGCTCGACCGGCTCGCGTCCCGGCTGGGTGGTGAGCCCGTCGAGGCGCCCGGTTCCCCGCTGCTGGCCGAGGCGATACACCAGGTCGAGGCGTACTTCGCGGGACGGCGTCGCGATTTCGAGCTGCCGTTGGACTGGTCGCTGATATCGGGCTTCAACCGACAGGTGCTGCGCGAACTCGCGGCCGGGGTGTCGTACGGCACGGTCGTGGGGTACGGCGACCTGGCCGGGCGTGTCGGCCAGCCGGGCGCGGCCCAGGCGGTGGGTGTGGCGATGGGCTCCAATCCGCTGCCGGTCGTCGTGCCCTGCCACCGGGTCGTCGAGCGGGACGGCGGCATCGGCGGATTCGGTGGCGGCCTGGAGACCAAGCGAAAGCTGCTCGCGCTGGAGGGCGTGCTGCCGGAGCCGCTCTTCTGA
- a CDS encoding carbohydrate kinase family protein yields MTAEPDGALLVVGDVITDVVARHRGPLSPGTDTVSAIRTLPGGAGANVACWAAHRGAEVRLLGRVGADAAGWHERELTACGVRPRLVVDPRAPTGTVICLVDTGAAAERTFLTDSGASLRLDPDDWSDTLLDGVVRLHLSGYLLFSEPSRALVAVAIASARARGVPVSLDPASAGFLKQLGVDRFLELTEGVSVLLPSRDEACLLTGLPDPVDAAAKLSRQIPLVVTKQGADGALVARSGTVHAHVPAVPVTPRDTTGAGDAFTGAFLAALLAGATSEDAAREGCRAGALAVGRVGGRPPARD; encoded by the coding sequence GTGACAGCCGAGCCGGACGGCGCGCTGCTCGTCGTCGGGGACGTGATCACGGACGTCGTCGCCCGGCACCGCGGACCTCTCTCGCCGGGCACGGACACGGTTTCCGCGATCCGGACACTGCCCGGCGGTGCGGGCGCCAACGTGGCCTGCTGGGCCGCCCACCGGGGCGCCGAGGTACGGCTGCTGGGCCGGGTGGGCGCGGACGCGGCCGGATGGCACGAGCGGGAGCTGACCGCCTGCGGAGTACGGCCCCGTCTCGTCGTCGATCCGCGGGCGCCGACCGGGACGGTGATCTGCCTCGTCGACACGGGCGCCGCGGCGGAGCGGACGTTCCTCACCGACAGCGGCGCGTCCTTGCGACTGGACCCCGACGACTGGTCGGACACCCTGCTCGACGGCGTCGTACGACTGCATCTGTCGGGCTACCTCCTGTTCTCCGAACCGAGCCGGGCACTGGTGGCGGTGGCCATCGCGTCCGCACGCGCGCGTGGCGTGCCGGTGAGCCTGGATCCGGCGTCGGCCGGCTTCCTGAAGCAGTTGGGCGTCGACCGTTTCCTGGAACTCACCGAGGGAGTGAGTGTGCTGCTGCCCAGCCGGGACGAGGCGTGCCTGCTGACCGGGCTGCCCGATCCGGTGGACGCGGCGGCGAAGCTGAGCCGCCAGATCCCGCTGGTGGTGACCAAACAGGGGGCGGACGGTGCGCTGGTGGCCCGGTCCGGCACCGTGCACGCGCACGTCCCCGCCGTACCGGTGACTCCTCGGGACACCACGGGGGCCGGTGACGCCTTCACGGGCGCGTTCCTGGCCGCCCTGCTCGCGGGCGCCACATCCGAGGACGCGGCGCGGGAGGGGTGCCGGGCGGGGGCACTGGCAGTGGGGCGCGTGGGCGGGAGACCGCCGGCACGAGACTGA
- a CDS encoding pseudouridine-5'-phosphate glycosidase, which translates to MVLKVSEEVRDAVDARRPVVALESTIIAHGLPRPRNLQVALELEDVVRREGAVPATIAVLDGRPHVGLDKEQLERVANEDGIRKLGHRDLPLAVASGVSGATTVSATAQLAALAGVRVFATGGLGGVHREWTVTQDESADLGLLARTRITVVCAGVKSILDVPATLQRLETLGVAVAGYGTDRFPGFYLSDSGHPVEWTLDSPRQVADVMRAQDVLGGHESALIVANPVPAEEQLDPGLHARVLAEALNACEQEGVTGQAVTPFLLDYLVRHTDGASLSANLAAVRGNVRLAGRIAAAWAAA; encoded by the coding sequence GTGGTGCTGAAGGTGTCGGAAGAGGTGCGGGACGCGGTCGACGCGCGTCGACCCGTGGTGGCCCTGGAGTCCACGATCATCGCGCACGGGCTGCCACGCCCGCGCAACCTGCAGGTGGCGTTGGAGCTGGAGGACGTCGTTCGACGGGAGGGAGCCGTGCCCGCGACGATCGCCGTGCTAGACGGGCGACCCCACGTCGGCCTCGACAAGGAGCAGCTGGAACGAGTCGCCAACGAGGACGGGATCCGCAAGCTGGGGCACCGCGACCTGCCGCTCGCCGTGGCCTCCGGGGTGAGCGGGGCGACCACCGTGTCGGCGACGGCCCAGCTGGCGGCGCTGGCGGGCGTCCGGGTGTTCGCGACGGGCGGGCTCGGTGGGGTGCACCGGGAGTGGACGGTGACGCAGGACGAGTCAGCCGACCTCGGACTGCTGGCCCGCACGCGAATCACGGTGGTCTGCGCGGGCGTCAAGTCGATCCTCGACGTACCGGCGACCCTGCAGCGCCTGGAAACGCTGGGCGTCGCCGTGGCCGGATACGGCACGGACCGGTTCCCCGGCTTCTATCTGTCCGACTCGGGCCATCCCGTGGAGTGGACGCTGGACAGCCCGCGGCAGGTGGCGGACGTGATGCGCGCCCAGGACGTGCTGGGTGGGCACGAGTCGGCGCTGATCGTCGCCAACCCCGTGCCCGCGGAGGAGCAGCTCGATCCCGGCCTGCACGCGCGCGTGCTCGCGGAGGCCCTGAACGCGTGCGAGCAGGAAGGTGTCACCGGTCAGGCGGTCACGCCGTTTCTGCTCGACTACCTGGTGCGCCACACGGACGGTGCCTCGCTGAGCGCGAACCTGGCGGCAGTGCGCGGCAACGTCAGGCTGGCGGGACGGATCGCGGCGGCCTGGGCCGCGGCGTGA
- a CDS encoding TerD family protein yields the protein MTAELVRGQNHPLSQVRLEIRISAGTPIVAGATLGDEQGRVHGAGWVAHPGAPTLQGLEVSKQAASDHRLAVDLDAMPEAVHRISVLLALPVASAGGPVRFGSVAAPFIAVTGLDGTQVASYTVTGLEAESAVVALELYRRQGAWKVRAVGQGYAGGLSELLTDQGLPQARQLADSINEAVAQGLARSFPPPPPRTADADRSRQPAAPAPGPDQSGPASHGASAPQGVTGSVQPQPTGHYGPQAPHAGGRTPDGPDQSAPLPTHPGGTGAGDPAAVSRPSAPTADTGPISYSHPRRQNAAPPPPPPTAPPTPPGQPARPVAGDATGWSMEERLYNQVWGMFEDLARTAAAFRSAVDFADSRMEKELDQVLSDPRSRIGGQGDAAREAARAKRAQLVDQAQAALDRDLAQLTAEAEVVEPALPPAYARWDNPVWHGYRVPMETPMALRVGDLHLPEAPELRVPVLVRLPLERGLWIDSGRADSLDGSFTDSHELRRLALDTAVAHAARLLAVHPAGDFSVHVIDAAGSGAQALAPLVQSGVLAAPPAVGAAGVADVLARLTQRVDLVQMAVRGGAADSLPPGVDTSEQLLIVNDFPHGFDDRAVTQLRYLADEGPAVGVHLMMVADREEAAGYGPLLDPLWRSLLRLTPVPDDHLADPWVGHAWTYEPSLVPPGSQVLQQVLTQVAAARRSWNR from the coding sequence ATGACGGCCGAGCTGGTGCGGGGGCAGAACCACCCGCTCTCCCAGGTCCGCCTCGAGATCCGGATCTCGGCCGGCACACCGATCGTGGCCGGAGCCACTCTCGGCGACGAGCAGGGCAGGGTCCACGGCGCCGGGTGGGTCGCCCATCCGGGCGCTCCCACCCTGCAGGGGCTCGAGGTCTCCAAGCAGGCCGCGTCCGACCACCGCCTCGCGGTGGACCTGGACGCCATGCCGGAGGCCGTGCATCGGATCAGCGTGCTGCTCGCCCTGCCGGTCGCGAGTGCCGGAGGCCCGGTCCGCTTCGGCTCCGTCGCCGCCCCGTTCATCGCGGTCACCGGCCTCGACGGCACCCAGGTCGCCAGTTACACCGTCACCGGCCTGGAGGCCGAGTCGGCCGTCGTCGCCCTGGAGCTCTACCGCCGTCAGGGCGCCTGGAAGGTGCGCGCGGTCGGCCAGGGCTACGCAGGCGGCCTGTCCGAACTCCTCACCGACCAGGGTCTGCCGCAGGCCCGCCAACTCGCCGACAGCATCAACGAGGCCGTGGCCCAGGGCCTGGCCCGCTCGTTCCCACCACCCCCACCGCGTACGGCGGACGCCGACCGCTCCCGGCAGCCGGCCGCACCGGCGCCGGGCCCGGACCAGAGCGGCCCCGCGTCCCACGGTGCCTCGGCCCCCCAGGGCGTCACGGGCTCCGTGCAGCCGCAGCCGACGGGCCACTACGGCCCCCAGGCCCCGCACGCCGGTGGGCGGACTCCCGATGGCCCGGACCAGTCCGCGCCACTGCCGACGCACCCGGGCGGAACGGGAGCGGGGGACCCCGCGGCCGTCAGCCGGCCGTCCGCACCCACCGCGGACACCGGCCCGATCAGCTACAGCCACCCCCGGCGGCAGAACGCCGCCCCGCCACCGCCCCCGCCCACCGCGCCTCCCACTCCGCCGGGACAGCCCGCGCGTCCCGTCGCCGGGGACGCCACCGGGTGGTCCATGGAGGAACGGCTCTACAACCAGGTGTGGGGCATGTTCGAGGACCTGGCCCGGACGGCGGCCGCGTTCCGCAGCGCCGTCGACTTCGCCGACTCGCGCATGGAGAAGGAGCTCGACCAGGTCCTGTCCGACCCGCGCAGCCGGATCGGCGGCCAGGGCGATGCCGCACGCGAGGCGGCCCGCGCCAAGCGTGCCCAGCTCGTCGACCAGGCACAGGCCGCCCTCGACCGTGACCTCGCGCAGCTGACCGCCGAGGCCGAGGTGGTCGAGCCCGCGCTGCCGCCGGCGTACGCGCGCTGGGACAACCCCGTCTGGCACGGCTACCGCGTGCCGATGGAGACTCCCATGGCCCTGCGGGTGGGTGACCTGCACCTGCCGGAGGCCCCCGAGCTGCGTGTCCCCGTGCTGGTCCGTCTCCCTCTGGAGCGCGGCCTGTGGATCGACAGCGGCCGCGCCGACTCGCTCGACGGCTCGTTCACCGACTCCCACGAACTGCGGCGCCTCGCACTGGACACCGCGGTGGCACACGCGGCCCGGCTGCTCGCCGTCCATCCGGCGGGCGATTTCAGCGTGCATGTCATCGACGCCGCCGGCTCGGGGGCGCAGGCCCTCGCACCGCTCGTGCAGAGCGGCGTGCTCGCGGCTCCGCCCGCCGTCGGCGCCGCCGGTGTGGCGGACGTCCTGGCCCGGCTCACTCAGCGCGTCGACCTGGTGCAGATGGCGGTGCGCGGCGGTGCGGCCGACTCGCTCCCGCCCGGCGTCGACACCTCCGAGCAGCTGCTGATCGTCAACGACTTCCCGCACGGTTTCGACGACCGGGCCGTGACCCAGTTGCGCTACCTCGCGGACGAGGGACCGGCCGTCGGCGTCCATCTGATGATGGTGGCCGACCGTGAGGAGGCCGCCGGCTACGGGCCGTTGCTCGATCCGCTGTGGCGTTCGCTCCTGCGACTCACGCCGGTGCCCGACGACCACCTCGCCGACCCGTGGGTCGGGCACGCGTGGACGTACGAACCCTCGCTCGTGCCGCCCGGCAGCCAGGTTCTCCAGCAGGTGCTCACCCAGGTCGCGGCGGCCCGCCGCTCGTGGAACAGATGA
- a CDS encoding VOC family protein produces the protein MTNNTTRLDHVVLWVRDPVAAADFYEKAVGLEPLRITEFAAGQVSFPSVRLNEETIFDLAPLSLAEGMNMLPGAADSAGHAVNHVCLALPGDAFDALRSRLEERAVPVSDLSYDSYGARGMARRSFYFRDPDGNIFEARHYE, from the coding sequence ATGACGAACAACACGACTCGTCTCGACCATGTCGTCCTCTGGGTTCGTGACCCGGTGGCCGCGGCCGACTTCTACGAGAAGGCGGTCGGACTGGAACCTCTGCGGATCACCGAGTTCGCCGCGGGACAGGTGTCCTTTCCCTCTGTGCGTCTCAACGAGGAGACCATTTTCGACCTCGCACCGTTGTCCCTGGCGGAAGGCATGAACATGCTTCCGGGCGCCGCCGACAGCGCCGGCCATGCCGTGAACCACGTCTGCCTGGCCCTCCCGGGAGACGCGTTCGACGCTCTGCGCAGCCGCTTGGAGGAGCGGGCCGTCCCGGTGTCCGATCTTTCGTACGACTCCTACGGTGCCCGGGGCATGGCCAGGCGCAGCTTCTACTTCCGTGACCCCGACGGCAACATCTTCGAGGCCCGGCACTACGAGTAA
- a CDS encoding glycerophosphodiester phosphodiesterase, translated as MHARAVAATTTALLGAAALLLPASGALAHEVAERPRVIAHRGASAYAPENTLAAVDRAERMGIDWVENDVQRTEDGQLVVIHDDSLRRTTDAEEVFPERAPWKVRDFTAAEIARLDAGSWFGPVYAGARVPTLEQYVRRVEHNHQKLLLEIKNPELYPGIERQTLKLLGNEGWLDRRHLTGRLVVQSFSADSIRTVHDLKPGVTTGFLGTPPVAELPGYATFTDQINPSYASVSRGYVAAVQALTGPHDRRLHVFTWTVDDASTALRAAGYGVDGVITNRPDVVRGALRGW; from the coding sequence ATGCACGCGCGCGCCGTTGCCGCCACCACCACCGCGCTCCTGGGGGCCGCCGCCCTCCTGCTGCCCGCCTCCGGCGCCCTGGCGCACGAGGTGGCCGAGCGGCCCCGGGTCATCGCCCACCGGGGCGCTTCCGCGTACGCGCCCGAGAACACCCTCGCCGCCGTCGACAGAGCGGAACGGATGGGCATCGACTGGGTGGAGAACGACGTCCAGCGCACCGAGGACGGGCAACTCGTCGTCATCCACGACGACAGTTTGCGGCGCACCACCGACGCCGAGGAGGTCTTCCCCGAGCGGGCGCCCTGGAAGGTGAGGGACTTCACGGCCGCCGAGATCGCCCGCCTGGACGCGGGGAGCTGGTTCGGCCCCGTCTACGCGGGTGCGCGCGTGCCCACTCTGGAGCAGTACGTGCGCCGCGTGGAGCACAACCACCAGAAGCTGCTCCTGGAGATCAAGAACCCGGAGCTCTACCCCGGCATCGAGCGGCAGACCCTCAAACTTCTCGGCAACGAGGGCTGGCTCGACCGGCGGCACCTGACCGGCCGGCTGGTCGTGCAGAGCTTCAGCGCGGACAGCATCCGGACCGTGCACGACCTGAAGCCGGGCGTCACGACCGGCTTCCTCGGCACTCCGCCCGTCGCGGAGCTGCCGGGGTACGCGACCTTCACCGATCAGATCAATCCCTCGTACGCCTCCGTCTCCCGGGGGTACGTCGCCGCGGTGCAGGCGCTGACGGGACCGCACGACAGGCGGCTGCACGTGTTCACCTGGACCGTCGACGACGCGTCGACCGCGTTGCGGGCCGCCGGGTACGGCGTCGACGGAGTCATCACCAACAGGCCCGACGTGGTGCGGGGCGCGTTGCGCGGCTGGTGA
- a CDS encoding TerD family protein has protein sequence MTVNMTKGQAISLQKSDGGSLTAVRMGLGWQAAPRRGLFGTRTREVDLDASAVLFADKQPVDVVFFRHLVSDDGSVRHTGDNLVGGVGQGGDDEAILVDLQRIPVHIDQIVFTVNSFTGQTFQEVQNAFCRLVDETNGQELARYTLAGGGAYTAQIMAKVHRTGQGWTMTALGTPANGRTFQDLMPAILPHL, from the coding sequence GTGACCGTCAACATGACCAAGGGTCAGGCCATCAGTCTGCAGAAGAGCGACGGGGGCAGCCTGACCGCGGTGCGCATGGGTCTCGGCTGGCAGGCGGCGCCCCGGCGTGGCCTGTTCGGCACGCGCACGCGGGAGGTCGACCTCGACGCCTCCGCCGTGCTGTTCGCGGACAAGCAGCCCGTCGACGTCGTGTTCTTCCGCCACCTCGTGAGCGACGACGGCTCGGTGCGCCACACCGGCGACAACCTGGTCGGCGGCGTCGGCCAGGGCGGCGACGACGAGGCCATCCTCGTGGACCTCCAGCGCATCCCGGTCCACATCGACCAGATCGTCTTCACCGTGAACAGCTTCACGGGCCAGACCTTCCAGGAAGTGCAGAACGCGTTCTGCCGCCTGGTCGACGAGACCAACGGCCAGGAACTCGCCCGCTACACGCTGGCAGGCGGCGGCGCCTACACGGCTCAGATCATGGCGAAGGTGCACCGCACCGGCCAGGGCTGGACCATGACCGCCCTCGGCACCCCGGCCAACGGCCGCACCTTCCAGGACCTGATGCCGGCGATCCTGCCGCACCTGTAG
- a CDS encoding TerC/Alx family metal homeostasis membrane protein — protein MNVSLNLWVLTIVGLAALIAVDFFIGRKPHDVSIKEAGIWTVVWIALAGLFGLGLLLFGGGQPAGEFFAGFITEKSLSVDNLFVFVLIMAKFAVPSQYQQRVLLVGVLIALVLRAIFIAAGAAILASFAWVFYLFGAFLIWTAWKLIQEARADDEDEEFEENKLLKAAERRFGVADRYHGTKLWIQQNGKRVMTPMLVVMLAIGTTDVLFALDSIPAIFGLTQDPYIVFTANAFALMGLRQLYFLIGGLLRKLVHLSYGLSVILGFIGIKLVLHALHESGVHVPEISIPVSLGVICGILVITTITSLMASKKQAAAEAAQAQGDGSPKDSVGA, from the coding sequence GTGAATGTTTCCCTGAACCTGTGGGTCCTGACCATCGTGGGCTTGGCGGCCCTGATCGCGGTCGACTTCTTCATCGGCCGTAAGCCGCATGACGTGTCCATCAAGGAAGCCGGAATCTGGACGGTCGTCTGGATCGCCCTCGCCGGGCTCTTCGGGCTCGGCCTGCTCCTCTTCGGAGGCGGTCAGCCCGCCGGAGAGTTCTTCGCCGGCTTCATCACCGAGAAGTCGCTGAGCGTCGACAACCTCTTCGTCTTCGTCCTGATCATGGCGAAGTTCGCCGTGCCCTCGCAGTACCAGCAGCGGGTGCTCCTGGTCGGCGTGCTCATAGCCCTCGTGCTCCGGGCGATCTTCATCGCCGCCGGAGCCGCGATCCTCGCCAGCTTCGCGTGGGTGTTCTACCTCTTCGGCGCCTTCCTGATCTGGACCGCCTGGAAGCTCATCCAGGAGGCCCGGGCCGACGACGAAGACGAGGAGTTCGAGGAGAACAAGCTGCTCAAGGCCGCCGAGCGGCGCTTCGGAGTGGCCGACCGCTACCACGGCACCAAGCTGTGGATCCAGCAGAACGGCAAGCGGGTCATGACCCCGATGCTGGTCGTGATGCTCGCCATCGGCACCACCGACGTGCTCTTCGCGCTCGACTCGATCCCGGCGATCTTCGGTCTGACGCAGGACCCGTACATCGTCTTCACGGCCAACGCGTTCGCGCTGATGGGCCTGAGGCAGCTGTACTTCCTCATCGGCGGCCTGCTCAGGAAGCTGGTCCACCTCAGCTACGGCCTGTCGGTCATCCTCGGCTTCATCGGCATCAAGCTGGTGCTGCACGCACTCCACGAGTCCGGGGTCCATGTTCCGGAGATCAGCATTCCGGTCTCGCTCGGCGTGATCTGCGGGATCCTGGTCATCACCACCATCACCAGCCTCATGGCC